From the Lolium rigidum isolate FL_2022 chromosome 2, APGP_CSIRO_Lrig_0.1, whole genome shotgun sequence genome, one window contains:
- the LOC124693504 gene encoding pathogenesis-related protein 1-like, producing the protein MASTNSWTLELESKVSAPRKFRACVMDWHTLAPKIAPHVIDNAHHVEGDGGTGTVRHYNCGSAVPFNAMKKKVEFLDVDKCECKYTIECDGVETSTWNIKMKPTTNGGSVAIVECTSKGVQANDMMLKAKESAAEMFKTVEAYLIANPNAYN; encoded by the exons ATGGCCTCCACTAACAGCTGGACCCTCGAGCTCGAGTCAAAGGTGTCTGCGCCGCGCAAGTTCCGCGCATGTGTCATGGATTGGCATACTCTAGCACCCAAGATCGCCCCACACGTCATCGACAACGCCCACCATGTTGAGGGAGATGGTGGCACCGGCACAGTCAGACACTACAACTGTGGCTCAG CCGTACCCTTCAACGCCATGAAGAAGAAGGTTGAGTTCCTCGACGTGGACAAGTGCGAGTGCAAATACACCATCGAGTGTGACGGTGTTGAGACATCCACGTGGAACATCAAGATGAAGCCAACAACCAACGGTGGGAGTGTGGCAATTGTGGAATGCACGTCCAAGGGCGTGCAGGCTAACGACATGATGCTCAAGGCCAAGGAGTCTGCTGCCGAAATGTTCAAGACCGTTGAGGCCTATCTCATCGCCAACCCGAACGCCTACAACTAA
- the LOC124688876 gene encoding pathogenesis-related protein 1-like translates to MASTNSWTLELESKVSAPRKFRAVAMDWHTLAPKLAPHIVESAHHVEGDGGVGSVRHYNCGSAIPFNVMKKKVEFLDVDKCECRYTLECDGVETSTWSIKMKPTSNGGSVAKVECTSKGVQDNDMMLKAKDSAAEMFKNVEAYLIANPDAYN, encoded by the exons ATGGCCTCCACAAACAGCTGGACCCTCGAGTTGGAGTCGAAGGTGTCCGCTCCACGCAAGTTCCGTGCCGTTGCCATGGACTGGCACACTCTGGCACCTAAGCTTGCCCCACACATTGTCGAAAGTGCCCACCACGTTGAGGGAGATGGCGGCGTCGGTAGCGTTCGGCACTATAATTGTGGCTCAG CCATTCCCTTCAACGTCATGAAGAAGAAGGTTGAGTTCCTTGATGTGGACAAATGCGAGTGCAGATACACCCTAGAGTGTGATGGTGTTGAGACGTCCACATGGAGCATCAAGATGAAGCCAACGTCCAACGGTGGGAGTGTGGCGAAGGTGGAATGCACGTCCAAGGGCGTGCAGGATAATGACATGATGCTCAAGGCTAAGGACTCTGCTGCCGAAATGTTCAAGAATGTTGAGGCCTATCTCATCGCCAACCCTGACGCCTACAACTAA
- the LOC124693502 gene encoding pathogenesis-related protein 1-like produces the protein MASTNSWTLELESKVSAPRKFRATVMDWHNLAPKLAPHIVDSAHHVEGDGGIGSVRHYKCGSAVPFNSMKKKVEFLDVDKCECKYTIECDGVETSTWNIKMKPTANGGSVAKVECTSKGAEAKDMMLKAKDSAAEMFKTVEAYLIANPDAYN, from the exons AtggcctccaccaacagctgGACCCTCGAGCTCGAGTCGAAGGTGTCTGCGCCGCGCAAGTTCCGCGCCACCGTCATGGACTGGCATAATCTGGCACCCAAGCTCGCCCCACACATCGTCGACAGCGCCCACCATGTTGAAGGAGATGGCGGCATTGGCAGCGTCAGGCACTACAAATGTGGCTCGG CCGTGCCCTTCAACTCCATGAAGAAGAAGGTTGAGTTTCTCGATGTGGACAAATGCGAGTGCAAATACACCATCGAGTGTGACGGCGTTGAGACGTCCACGTGGAACATCAAGATGAAGCCAACGGCTAACGGTGGGAGTGTGGCAAAGGTGGAATGCACGTCCAAGGGCGCTGAGGCGAAGGACATGATGCTCAAGGCCAAGGACTCTGCCGCCGAAATGTTCAAGACTGTTGAGGCTTATCTCATCGCCAACCCGGATGCCTACAACTAA